A genomic window from Micromonospora ferruginea includes:
- a CDS encoding c-type cytochrome, which translates to MTSDNDRRRGLLARLRGRPVARSRGRRRLGAAVRLAAALMLAGGAYTVFAPGVQAQDNPPLTAAANEGKALFDVSCVTCHGRNAQGVEGRGPSLIGVGSASVEFQVSSGRMPMARQEAQAMRKPPVFTDEQVRQLGQYVQELGGGPQVPSGNLREGANMSTGGELFRINCSQCHAFGGGGGALSSGKYAPSLKPASDRQIYAAMLSGPQNMPVFGDNQITPQEKADIIAYIQETLKSDQDQGGFNLGRYGPSTEGLAIFLVGIVALVFASLWIAGKS; encoded by the coding sequence ATGACTTCTGACAACGACCGCCGACGCGGTCTGCTCGCGCGGCTGCGCGGGCGGCCCGTAGCGCGCAGCAGGGGCCGCCGCCGGCTGGGTGCCGCGGTCCGGCTGGCCGCCGCGCTGATGCTGGCCGGTGGCGCCTACACCGTCTTCGCCCCGGGCGTGCAGGCGCAGGACAACCCGCCGCTGACCGCCGCCGCCAACGAGGGCAAGGCGCTGTTCGACGTGAGCTGTGTGACCTGTCACGGTCGCAACGCCCAGGGCGTCGAGGGTCGGGGCCCGAGCCTGATCGGCGTCGGGTCGGCCTCGGTCGAGTTCCAGGTCAGCAGCGGTCGCATGCCGATGGCCCGGCAGGAGGCCCAGGCCATGCGCAAGCCGCCGGTCTTCACCGACGAGCAGGTGCGCCAGCTCGGGCAGTACGTCCAGGAGCTCGGTGGCGGCCCGCAGGTGCCGTCGGGCAACCTGCGCGAGGGCGCCAACATGTCCACCGGTGGCGAGCTGTTCCGGATCAACTGCTCGCAGTGCCACGCGTTCGGCGGCGGCGGCGGGGCCCTCTCCTCCGGCAAGTACGCGCCGAGCCTCAAGCCGGCCAGCGACCGGCAGATCTACGCCGCGATGCTGAGCGGCCCGCAGAACATGCCGGTGTTCGGCGACAACCAGATCACTCCCCAGGAGAAGGCGGACATCATCGCCTACATCCAGGAGACCCTGAAGAGCGACCAGGACCAGGGCGGTTTCAACCTGGGCCGGTACGGCCCGTCGACCGAGGGTCTGGCGATCTTCCTGGTCGGCATCGTCGCGCTGGTCTTCGCGAGCCTGTGGATCGCGGGCAAGTCGTGA